GTGGTGAACGCCAAGGCGCTGGCCGGCCGCCTCATGGAGCGGGGGCTGCGCCTGGTGAGCGGAGGCACCGACAACCACCTGATGCTCATCGACCTGCGCCCGCAGAAACGGACCGGGAAGCAGGTCCAGGAGGTGGCGGACACGGTCGGGATCACGCTCAACCGCAACTCGATCCCGTTCGACGAGGCGTCCAAGTTCAATCCCAGCGGCGTGCGCGTCGGCACCCCTCTGGTGACCACGCGCGGCATGCGCGAGGCGGAGATGGTGCAGATCGCCGACTGCATCGCCGACCTCGTCGAACGCATCGATGATCGCGCGGTGCTCGACTCCGTTCACGAGCGCGCGCTCGACCTATGCCGAAGGTTCCCGGTTCCCTACTCGTTCGACTGAGCTCTCGCGCTTCGACCGGTGAGTGACTTCGTCGGCGGCGACGCCCTCGTCAACCTGCGCGACCACCTGCTGCCCGGGCTGTGGCCGCTTCTGGTCGCGTTCGCGCTGTGCGCCCTCGTCGTCCCGGTCGCGATTCGCGTGTCTCGCCTGACGGGCTTGATCGCCGAACCCGGCGGGCGTCACTCGCACAGCAGGCCGACCCCACTGCTTGGCGGCCTCGCCATGTTCGCCGGCTTCGCGGTCGCGGTGCTCGTCTTCCTGCCCGGTTACCCGGAAACGCCAGGCGTGCTGGTCTCGTCGGGCCTGGCCGCACTGCTGCTCATCGCCGACGACCGCTGGCCGGTCCGCCCCGCCATCAAGTTCGGCCTCCAGGCGTTCGTGGCCCTGCTCGCGGTGGTCGTCTTCGGCTTCAAGATCACGTTCCTGGGGCTGCCGGGGCAGCACGTCGTCCACCTCGGCCTGCTGATCACCCCGATCAGCCTCTTCTGGCTGCTGGGGATGCAGAACACCGTCAACTTCCTCGACGGCGTCGACGGGCTGGCCGCCGGCGTGATCTTCATCGTCGCGGTGACGCTGATGCTCGCGGCGGCCGGGCTCCGGCAGGTCGAGGTCGTGCAGCTCGGCGGCGCGCTGGCCGGCGCGTGCGCCGGCTTTCTGCTCTTCAACTTCCATCCCGCCCGCATCTTCATGGGCGACTCCGGCTCGCACTTCCTCGGCATGGCTCTGGGCGTCATCTCGATCCTGGGCGTGGCCAAGGTCGCTGTCGCCTTCGCCCTGGCGGTCCCTGTCCTCGCCCTGGCCCTGCCGATCGCGGACACCGCGTGGGCGATCCTGAGGCGGCGGCTCCAAAAGGCGTCGGTCGCCACCCCCGACCAGGAGCACCTCCACCACCGCCTCCAGGCGTTTGGGCTGGACCCGCGCCAGACCTGCTTCGTCTTCTATGCCGCGAGCGCTCTGCTGGGTGCGCTCGGGCTCACGCTCTTCGGCCACGGCAGGATCCTCGCGGTGGCCCTGGCGACCTCCGCGGCGCTCGCGTCGACCGTGGCCGCGGATCTTCTGCAGCGGACCGGCTGGCGCGTGCCCGCGTCCTACCTGCGCCGCCTGCTCGCCACCCAGGGTTCCCGGTAGAATTCGGCGGGGCATGGCGCCCACTCCGAGTGCGGGCCCGACGGGGGCTGACATGGCCGGAATCGGGGTCTATTTCGCAGCCGCGGTTCTTCTGCCGCTGCTCGGGGGAGTGGCGCTCGACAAGGCGCTGCACACGGCGCCGGTGTTCGTCCTGGTAGGACTGTTCGTGGGGCTTGCGGCCGGTGCGGCCGGGATCTGGTTGAAGGTAAGGGAGCTTTCGAAGTGACGTCGGGCGGGGTGCTCAAGGAAACGGTGGTGGCCTGTG
Above is a window of bacterium DNA encoding:
- a CDS encoding undecaprenyl/decaprenyl-phosphate alpha-N-acetylglucosaminyl 1-phosphate transferase, with protein sequence MSDFVGGDALVNLRDHLLPGLWPLLVAFALCALVVPVAIRVSRLTGLIAEPGGRHSHSRPTPLLGGLAMFAGFAVAVLVFLPGYPETPGVLVSSGLAALLLIADDRWPVRPAIKFGLQAFVALLAVVVFGFKITFLGLPGQHVVHLGLLITPISLFWLLGMQNTVNFLDGVDGLAAGVIFIVAVTLMLAAAGLRQVEVVQLGGALAGACAGFLLFNFHPARIFMGDSGSHFLGMALGVISILGVAKVAVAFALAVPVLALALPIADTAWAILRRRLQKASVATPDQEHLHHRLQAFGLDPRQTCFVFYAASALLGALGLTLFGHGRILAVALATSAALASTVAADLLQRTGWRVPASYLRRLLATQGSR
- a CDS encoding AtpZ/AtpI family protein translates to MPRALCWVRSGSRSSATAGSSRWPWRPPRRSRRPWPRIFCSGPAGACPRPTCAACSPPRVPGRIRRGMAPTPSAGPTGADMAGIGVYFAAAVLLPLLGGVALDKALHTAPVFVLVGLFVGLAAGAAGIWLKVRELSK